The sequence below is a genomic window from Plodia interpunctella isolate USDA-ARS_2022_Savannah chromosome 5, ilPloInte3.2, whole genome shotgun sequence.
TTGTGGCTCAGGCCCAAATGGGAAGGACTGCATACATTGTGTTAATGTGTGTAATGGAATGtctattaatgtaaaaatataaaagtatagtttttaaattagtattatattGAGATCTATCAACAAACttttcttacaaaatatttttatttccatatttttgttatatttcattAGTAAGACAAGAAAACAAACGTCAATGTCAGTATTATCGCGACGCGCCTagtgaaattataaatctttTGTGGTATTTTCACCAGTGAAATCTCTATATCTGTCGCTCTCATGCAAGGCTTATTTTTAGTGCCATTTCATTGATGTATCTACGTACATATAAAAACACCCGCACAATGTTAACGATATCTAGTCATAGATAATATTGCCCAATTGTGGAAAATCCTTAAAAGCTAAAGAGAACAAACCTTCCTATTACAAAAGAATACACTATGTTATTATTgcttattcatattaaaacacACGCGTATATCACACTCTACTCAcgttttaagtattatttccaacaaatttatttttatttacagaacTGTCAGTTTTAGACTCTTCAtacttagaaaataaatattgagcGAATAAATCATCTCTGACATCAACATGTTGATGTTTTAACTTAGCTGGGAGTTTTGGAATGTTACTCGAATTTTGTAGTCCGTTTCGAATACTGGAATCAACAGCCTGCCCTTCGCTGTTATTGCCAGTTTTGTTGTTTTCTTGCTCTTTGAATGAGGATTTTGTTAGTCCTGCATCCTTTTTCCTCACACTTCTAGGTAATGTttctgattttaatttaactagtGTTGTGTTGACAACAGAACATTCTATCTGCATCAACGTCACGTGATCGGTTGTGACCGAATCTGAAAGgagaaatattaatgttatttttttgtacataagGACACTGTTTTTCTACTGCAGTACATACGACATACGCCTTTTTTATGTTAAGATTTTCGCCAATATATTAgtacgaaaaaatatttaccattgCCTCCTCTGGCCGGCAAGATGAGTGCCATCTTCGGCGGCCTAGTAACATTATGTGACACAGCTGGAAGTAAGAGATGTTCTCCTTTCCCGACGCCGACAACATAGAATGTATCGTCACGCCTTTGCAGAGCTTGTAGTAAATCATTCCACTCCCCCATGTCAAAATCGTCCACTGTTTTTCTCTTCGACTTGCGGTACAAGCCTTCGTAGCCAATCACATGATCTGCTATGTCCAGTTCCCTGCGCCTGATTCGACGCAACTGAGACTTCTCTCTTACGTTTTTGCCTTGAATTCTAGCAGTTGGTAACTCTATCAAATTGTTTTCTATGCTCAGTTTGTTGAATAATTTGTATGTGTCTAATAAACCAcctgaaattaatatatattgtttatttcattgtgtccattgtgaaataaattaaaatgaaccaGGCTCAGTATCCAATGAAGCttgatgtaaaatattttcagcaatattatttttctactatatATTAGCGAAGGGCTTGACTTGACcaaatttaacataatatcCTTACCACTGATCCTTTCTTCGTTTGTATAAACTTTGCTCTTTCTCCGCGGCACGTCGTAAGTCCAGTTGAGCGTTTTCCCTCCGCCGATCCACTTGTTCAGTTCTCCAGCTATCCTGATGCTCTCTGTTTGGTTGATATTGTTTACCGTCGCATTCTGACAGTCCGCACCATATGTCCTATTAAGTATTTGGTCGTTCACTGGAATATAcgaaactttatatttttatttgagtttcaaatatatacatgCTCAATAGAAGCTGTATCTGACCAATGTCTAAAAAGTTGCCTGAAAGAAATTGCATACTGACCGCCATtagagtaaataattttaagtatttatgtgCAATAGAGTGTTTCACATTGTTTAAGTGGTAATAACTCTTTGTAGGCTACGATAGAGCTGCCATATTTGTGTAGATAAAAGCcctttcaaaaaaaaatagattaaaaactTTGTGGTaagtaaacataataaaatataaatttcacctTCAGCTACATCGGCTATATTATCTTCCGACCATAATAAATGCCGCGTGCTTCTGTGTGGAGACGTAGGGCCAACAAAAGGCTTGGAGTTCCAcctgagaaaaaatatataatgattataaaacaatgttgaaattttatattaaaataaagttattaacttgttaggtacacaatttgataattaggtatttcatttatttatttatttattcaaaagaaatacaaaaagtatGATATCAGTTTCTTTATCTTTAGACTTATAACACTCTCAGAGAGGTTGGATTTATGTCAAGCcctgaaaatacatttaggGGTATTTCGCAGGTTACTTACCCCAATACGTTAAAGTTTAACGAGACCATAAACACCATAGCGAAAATAACAGCGATATTCTTTTTGGGTATCAGCAGTGACGCATCCAGGCGCggtatctgaaaaatatcaggTATTTACACTGtgcttaattaataataagtagttGCGCTCCAGAGTTTCACTCCTGTAagaattttgagacaaaaagTACGCTGTGCTATTTTAAATTAGCCTGTAGTATTTACTTCCACCTCAAGAGCCCTTACTTTTCCACCAGTCACTGTCCAGGGCGAATCAGGACATTCttgaagaaaattatttctttgaaatccatccagtagatgtGTGCTGATTAACAAACATTCAAACATTAGACATTTATAACATAGTAGGAAGTAGGATAAGAAAGATTAAGACGTTTACActcattaaatttacaaaaatgtagctaaaaataataataaatgtaactgACATACTATTATCATGATGTAtcatattaaacaaataatcatGAGAtagttattacatatttacctTTCGGCCTCTGCCGTTGGTTTCCAGCTGATCTCTTAGCAGTTTGTTCTCAAGCCTCAGTCGCGCGATCTCTTGCTGCGCCTCCAATAGTTGCTGTTCGAGGGCTGTTACGTATTCCTTCTTCTTTTGCCGTGATTGACAAGCTGATTCACTGCAATTcatgtttatatatgtgtatgaTGATCTGATTAAAAAGCAAAATAGAACCAAGAATGGCTTGTAATGACCAAATAATGGAGAGTAAGAGTGGTGTTGTACAGGGAGGTCAAACGGTCAACGGTGGCTCTGATAGGTATCTcgtttataaatgttaaatgaaatttatgaaaaatgtatgaGGCAATGACTACTCTGGAAGACAAGTTATTGAatcatatttatgttatatcgGAAGTAGAAAATCATAACAATAGCATGAAATCTATTAATATGAACAATGGTTCAAAAATATACACTTGgaaaatgttataatgtttgtatagtacaaaaacataatgaaaGCATACCGGTTCTTGATCATTCGCTGCTGCTTCTTAACAGCTCGAATGATCTCAGCATCACTTATATTACTCAAGTTTGCATTTGGGACAGGTATGGCTTCTACATCACTGCAAGGCGACCCATTTTGTACGCCACCAAGTGGGTTAGACGGCTTAGCTAAAACTGGTTTTGGATTTATCACAACATTGCTTCTAGGCGGCGACAGCTGGAATATGAATAATGTGAAATTGTAACAggatttcaaaaatcttttataacaGTATGGATATCACTTTTCAAAAACCTCTTACCTTAACTTGGTAACCTGTGCTCTTAATATTGGTCTGTGGTAGGGGAGATATAGCTATTTTCCCGCCCTTTGTACTTTCTGAAGGAATCACAATACTTGGCTTACTATTCCCTAATACTTGTGGCCTCTTCAGTATACTGGGTAGCTTTTTCTGATCAactactaatttaatttggtCATTCAGTACTATCTGaccattttcttttgttacagGTAGGGTATTCTCATTGACCACTTTAAAGTATGCATTTTGCAGGTAACTCTTTCCTGAGAATAATTTAATGACATTCAtattagataatttaataattttatgatttcctGATAATAATTCAAAGACAAATGGGGAATTCttagtgaaataaatactcTACAAACAATTTGACCAACCAAGCTTTGGGCAgatgataatgaataaaaaatatatcgtgtatatttaatttgaaaattttaatatcacatacaaaaatacgttaaaaatatacaatagttATAGGACATATACCATAAGGTTATTGTTATAGgctaaaattaagttaaatgtaagttaacaataaatatatgtaagtaactttagtaaataaaagcataataataaatgcttGGTAGAAACACTATTTcctaatgtaataaaaaagataaaattaattcttccTCAATAATATCACTTTCTTACATAgcataatgtaaaaatatatgtatttatgtgtCAACCATACTTGTCTTCTCTTAAAATTtcacacatttatttaataacttgtGCAAGTAgctaatttacataaaatatatacaacttGGTGACGGTGAGTTTAGTTATATGTTATGttacaattacatttatatgaaCTAGGGCTATATGGACCAAACTAGGATAAATAAAGGAGAGAGCAAGATAAGTGTCACGCAGGGAGGTCAAAAAGATGGCTGGAGATAGAGAAATGAAAAGAACTCCACTGACAATAATGatgttgaatgaataaaaaaaacattttatataatcttaCCATTATGGATATTGCTTGATTTGTAAGTTGACTCTACTGGAATATCACAGCCTTCATTTTCAAGTTTTACACCCTGAAATGAATACAAGATTTGAGATATaactaatacaattttctgtttatacatattataatgttaggacaagaaataaaaattaccttaaTGATACCATTTTCTATGGACATTACAGGTCCTTTTATCTCAAATGCATTTGGTTTAGTTTCATCTTTTGGTGTTTGAACTGGCACtacaaagaaaaaatggaACCAATTGGTACAAGCAGTTTCAGTTATAATAAGGGCCTGTTTCAACACTTTCTGATATaacatcatattttaaactgacagatataaataaataacaaatgtgAATGAATGGCCAGTTAGCCATATCCAAcgtataaaacataatatttatgttcaatattttacttatacatatactatcagatactttatcagctagtggtgaaacaggccctcAATATGTTTAACCCTTTACAGGATACTTTACATCTACAGacattataacaattataattacaaaagaaGTTTTGTTTCTTGTTTAGTCTCTGTGAAAGGGTTAATACAAATGCATACCtgctttttgtaaaaataaatcaacatcCTCAATTTTCAGGTCAATTGGTAGTTCATCTCTAAAATTAGTGATCCAATCCAAAGGAGACTCTGATGACTGACGGTTGGATGTACAACAGGAAccactaaaaataaacaaatggaaattatttatattggaattattaaattgaagtAAAGGAGTAATGGAATtaatacttagatattttaagtaaattataattatgtctaTCTGTTTTTCCAACATTATGTCATTGCATcattgagtttatttattcttcaatATAAGATAACAAGTAgatcaataaatgttttgttagataaataaaaggcTGTCTTAGAGTTAATagataatatactttataagAGGAAAGTATTGAGATAGATAGTACTTTTTTGAATCATCTTCACTCCCTGAATCAGAGTTACTACTCTCATTTGGGGAAGACTTGACACTCAGGAGAGGTGAAAATGGCGAGACCAAAGCTGCATCTGCTAAAATTTCACTGGGAGATGCATCTGTTGCATCTAGGAGGGATGACCACTGATAATCTTTTGTCAACTCATCCAATAAGTCTGCccctaaaattataaacaaattgatgAATGAATGGATTTCATGAAATAGAGAGAAACCAAAGCATTTATGTTCTAAGTTACTAAAAGAATATTCAAATGAACCCACATACTCTTTGTATGCAAGCTAATTTTTCAATTCCAATTAGGTAATATAGTATCTTTCTCCTTAAgtagtattcctcatggctgagcaTTGTGATCTTAATGACCACAATGACagtaaaattaagaaaacaacaattttcttaGGTACTATAGAGAATACTAGTTGGTATAGATTATAAATTTCAGTTGAACTAgtagtttaattttacaaacattatttataccaAAAGGGCTTTTTACTTGATTGTCCTTCTGATATgaggtaaattattatttgtaaagatATTTCAGataattacaaacatttaGTTTGTCGGAATAAACAGATTGATTATGTTTCACTTCCTGTGAATCCAATACACAGAACAATATGGCATGTAAATACTTTGATATTGGATctatttacatgttttttcacctattgttacaaataaaatgtaatgaaactGTTGCTTACGTGGCTTATATTGCGTATAATTATTAGACTATAAACAGAAAGCTTCATCAAGGACAATGAAACAAACTGAGGTCGATAACACGTGTAATTAGCAAGCACATTGTTGTGATCATAACCGGGGACGTAAATAACGTTAATTTTCGTTGTACTTACCGTAGAGGCAGTCTTTATTCTCaacaaatatatcaatatcCATCAGGGCAGTTTAGCCCGATGTTTAAGACTTCAAAATCACAacaaattactattatttaattcaaatccTTAATACCACACACAcaatacctaggtacctacaccATCCATTGAtcattgaattgaaattgattGAGTTTGACACTGACAGTTTTCAGTAGTCAAGTgtcaaaaaactaaattatttactataaagTAAATCACTAAAAAGTAGTCAATCTTAACTTGGTAACCTGCAACCTCAGACCAAGGAAAgtgtaaaaaaaggaaaacacAGCCACATGTTTTTTCCATTGAATTTTTTGTCCATCGAAATAGTGGGTAAAATGGTAAATCATATCCGTGAAAAACTGTTAACTGTATAGTTTTTCACGGGTGGGATTTAccacagatttaaaaatattacacgtAATTGAAGTAATGTTTGTAAATCTGTGGAtttgccatggatttagtacgtacttcgtacaaccgttgtacttactaattccatggatttaccatttttttctatctttATTAGTCTATCTTTGGCACCAAGTGCGTAAAATGGACCTATCTACCTATTTTTGACAGAGACAGTCACATTTTGTCAGTTTTCGGATTTCCATTGATTGATCGTGTATATTTTCGTGTtagtaaaacattattttatattattaacaaaatgaaGAATAAGAACATTACGTTTCCAAATCTTTGATCGACTTATACTACTCAtagaatttttatgaaaatggtCTAACAAGTGTGTTGCAAACGCCGGTTGCGAAAATGTCTGTCCCTGACGAACACGACGATTTCATATTTCGTCCTCAGCTGCATTTGGATGCCAAGTGGTTAAATCCTGACTTACAGGATGCCCTACATGATCCAGATTCATTAAGTTCTTTGTTTAATGGCCTCATACAGGACAGAGAACTATATTTTGACGCCGGAAATGGACTTGTAAACGGAGCCGGAATTACAGCGAAACTTGGGGACAGTGGCAAATATTATTGTGGACTTCGGGTAAGGTTCccgataaataatttttatatttgcccTTTCAGCCATTTGtaaaaagtactttatatGCATTAATGAATGTGTGCAGCTTtgtcaaacaatattttgaaatttccataataaaatctatgcTTTCTCacttaacataataaaacctTATTATCTCCTATGGACAAAAGTCTTGTTGTTACTATAACaacaatttaactttttggagtttttaaatatttactatgtaTTTGTGAATCATGTAAGTAcatatgattaatttattttacatttgtatattGTTTAAGATCTTGACCTGCACCTGTTGTGATGGGCTGTGTGGACCACACTCCGGGTGTGCATGCACCCCCTGCTCTATTCTCTCAGCTGAGGAGGAACTTCGTCATGCTCTTCAGTTAAAAATCAAAGCACCACCACCTTCCATACAAGTAATAGATGACCTCAAGTGGAAACTAGATCCAGgtattaataagaaaaacatCCATAGGTATTTAATTCTTCACATACCTATTAAGTAGTTTTGTTCATTTTGGTTGCCATAAGAATTGAGAAAGAACAGTCATTTGCATGTGGTGGTGGGTATTTTGCTAGCAAAAATAggcatatttaatattcaattaccAATTACTGATTTCTGTAAAATCTGTTTTCTAAaagaattgtaaaatttaaaataaaaactcacaaTTTTTGGTGACTGTCATAAAAAACAACTTGTTATTGGTACACATTGGAATTTACAATGTACCTATTCTCTTCATTATTACCTATttcatataaacatatatttattatttatatgaaataggtAATAATGAAGAGATTAAATGAATACTACCACTactataaaagtaaaagtattcAAAAGGTTAGTGTTTAAGTATGCAGTAGTCAAACTCATGCCTCTAAATCTGTTGGACTGTTCTATTCTGATGACTTATATGATTTaatgaactaaataaaatgtgctaaaactaaaaacatgtgataataacaattaaacattttcagGCCCTGAATGTCTTAAAAATCTCATGGAATCTCTCATATGGGAACAGCGTGTGCGAGCCATAAACACAGCAGTCAGTTGTCCATTAATTTCTCAGATCCGTCGCTTGATAGTGCTGTGCTATAGACATCTTGTAGCTGTTATTAGGTATCACTTTATGATTTCTAAAATAGCAACATAAGATTTTcgttcaataatatttaatattgtatttacctcatttattaaatttattttgagtcttttacataaattaattatattcataatagtATGTTTCTGTAGAATTAAATAAGCAATCATATTTGCTTGAATTGTAGTTTAGTTTATGGAAACagttaagttaaaaataattaatttaaccttGCAGAGATCAAAATCACCATAAGGAAGTAAAAAAGATCAAATTAGACAAAAAACCTCCACACGGCGTCAGCAATAGAGCCCTTAGCAATGTTGTTAATACTTTGAACAAACCTGTCGACATGAGTACTGATAGTCAAGAAGATGGAGAGGAGCAGACTGATGATACcgaaaagtaagtatttataatttgtttatattccttttgtttttttatttattttcgttaaaTATTTCCTACTTGCAGCTTTTGTCCAGTGCAAGTATTCATGAATGATATCTGTATTGTTAGGTTATCTCCAcaagtaaataggtatttttctgaaaatgcAGATACAATACATACCATATCTACAATTTTCAGGTTTATGCAGCATTCACCAATCACCTTGTTTAactatactaatttatataaaatgtgaaagtctgtctgtttttttgtttgttaagcTTACACCACTGGGCCGATATTGATGGAATTgttgaaaatacaatttaatataatcattGTTGTGTAAAGTACAACCAAACCATGTAACAATATTGTGTCAGCGCATTCGGCCTCGCTCGCGTCGGTGCTCGAGCCGCACTTCGCCTCGCGTTGTCACTGGTGCGGCGCGCGTGGCGTTGCGGCGAGGACGCGGACGTGTGCTCGGCGCTGCTGCGTGACGCACTGGACGCGGTGCGCGCGCTGCCCGACGCGGCGCTGTTCgccggcgcgggcgcagcgcAACAAGCGCCGCGTTCGCAGAAGATATGGGCGGAGGTCGTGGACAGCGCCGCTAAGTTCCTACATCAAGTTGTGGCTGGGTGAGTtacgtttgtttgtaaactctgtattaaaaaaatacatatagagAAAGCAATAATCATAAAAGAGACCCATACAAAGGCAAACTTATTCTATAAAgggttttataaaaaactcgTTATGTTTTTacgttatataaaatgttgaagttttataaataaataaatatatcctcTGCGATTTGTTGTATCTCTACTCAACCTCAATTTTCCTTACGTTCCAGAGAAGTCGGGTGTAATGTTCCTTTAGGTGATTGGAGGACGTCACTTTGTGTGTGGGTGGAGTTGTGTGCCCGTCGCGCTGAGCTGCCAGCTTTGTTGAAAGCTGCAGATGTTTTAGTTACCTTGCCACCGCGTCAGAAAAGGCAGCCAGATAATAGGTATTGTTATTtagagtatatatataacatatttttacactattttctgataaaacatgttaatTGTAATCTAACAGATCTATTTACTACTAGAGAAGTCTGTCTGACAGTGTGCTATCAGTGtttgatatgttacatataagCCTTCAGATACTTTATGAGCAAATGGTGAATCATGcctttaataagttttatatttatgcagTTAAAAACAGAAaccatacataattatttagccAATTTAAATGATTGTTTTAGGATAACTCTAGAAGAATGCACCGCACCGCTTGGACCGTTTCTAAGACGTATGGCCAAAGTGCCGGCGCCTAATCCTATTGTGAACAACGAACCAATTACTGAAGTCAATCCTACAGAAATCTATCTTAGGTAAGTTACATTAAATTgagattataaatttaaatttgttctaTTCAACATTTCCAAAATAGGGTTAACTTAAAATCACAGCAAACTATgtcaaactcaaaaagtatatttttaagcaGACCTCGGATTTTCAGACATCCGGCTCATATTAGACAATTAAATTCTACTCtaagaattataaaatttggcatgtttattgaaaaagttgagtattaataatattaaaattttcagggACCTAAGTTTACCGAGCGGCGACGGCTTGATGGAAGTGAGAAAAGCAGGTATCGCATTACTGTGCCACCTAGACCGACTCGGAGCACCTTTGTTGCCTCCTTTGAAAGGATTTGTTACAGTAAgttcatatttttgaaatagtcAATGATTAGGCAAATAGATAAAGAGTTGTAGGTAGCCCACTGCCTATAAAAAGAATCTTCAGTTAATAGCACATTCCCTTGATTAATATTGATTACCATATTGTCTctaatgtcaataaaatttcagtGTACTGAATCTGCCCAAGAAGTGGTTTCAGTTGGTTCTGGACATATCAGCTTGGGAACACTTAGAATCCAGCAGATCGCGTGCGCTGAAAAATTAGCATTACTGTTGACTCAAGAAGGTGCTGTGTACACATTCCCTTATGATACTATGACGCCGCACCTCGCACCAGGTAATTCTTCTtatgtatattctattatataaataaaactgttaataaaatttaagaaaacttTATAGTAGATTATATGGTATATAAGggaaatttagattttttttctttaaatttttatttattaaggcaGAATATTACACCTAAGATGGAAAACCTTCGCCTCATGCTTTTGACTGTTTCTCCTTCGGGAAAAACGGCAATATGTTTCTCAGAAGTGGCAAATGAGAAACGATGATAGTTGCATGAAACGGTTGTTTACTGTTCATTAACTAGTAGTAACAAAGctttatatgtaattaaaatgaatttaaaattcgatATATTAAGTCCTAAAGCACGTTACTATTTTCCAGGTCTAGAAAACAAGACAATAATTCAAGTGGCGTGCCACGGCAGCGGGCGCCACTTCCTGTGCTGCTCGGAGGACGGGGGCGTATGGTCGTGGGGCGCCGGCGAGGACGGGCGCCTGGGGCACGGCGACACGGCGCCCCGCGACGCCCCTGCCGCCATACACCACCTTGCGCACCATGAGGTCGTCAGGGTCACCGCAGGGACCGCCTGCAGGTATATGACATGTTTAGTCTATGCCCCCCGTTTGTACCCCCTAGGATGTCGCTAGTGTTTTTTTAGAAAAGCTATATGTAGGCTAATATACATCAATAAGTTTTTATCAATCAACGATTTGTTTaggtgtaatttttttttcagtgccGTGATTACATCCCGCGGCGCTCTATACACTTGGGGCAAAGGCGCACAAGGCCGACTTGGTCACGGCACTCTGGAGAGCTGTCTCACTCCTCAGCCCGTATCGTTCAGCGCACATAACATCGAGCGAGTCATCGACGTAGCTTTAGGTAAGTGCTTAATGTCGATTATTTGTCGAATAATcgtaattgataataaaaaatctaattgctttatctaaaatatcataatatttttaaattttagcttttcaaattgaaacgaaaaaatcataatgggtcaattttttatttcactcaaAAGTTTTCCATTCTCAGTTCGGCTGTTTCAAGGCAACATTGATGAAAGTCAGGGCTTAGTTAGGTTAGCGAGTCACATGTCGA
It includes:
- the Atf6 gene encoding cyclic AMP-dependent transcription factor ATF-6 alpha isoform X1 — protein: MDIDIFVENKDCLYGADLLDELTKDYQWSSLLDATDASPSEILADAALVSPFSPLLSVKSSPNESSNSDSGSEDDSKNGSCCTSNRQSSESPLDWITNFRDELPIDLKIEDVDLFLQKAVPVQTPKDETKPNAFEIKGPVMSIENGIIKGVKLENEGCDIPVESTYKSSNIHNGKSYLQNAYFKVVNENTLPVTKENGQIVLNDQIKLVVDQKKLPSILKRPQVLGNSKPSIVIPSESTKGGKIAISPLPQTNIKSTGYQVKLSPPRSNVVINPKPVLAKPSNPLGGVQNGSPCSDVEAIPVPNANLSNISDAEIIRAVKKQQRMIKNRESACQSRQKKKEYVTALEQQLLEAQQEIARLRLENKLLRDQLETNGRGRKIPRLDASLLIPKKNIAVIFAMVFMVSLNFNVLGWNSKPFVGPTSPHRSTRHLLWSEDNIADVAEVNDQILNRTYGADCQNATVNNINQTESIRIAGELNKWIGGGKTLNWTYDVPRRKSKVYTNEERISGGLLDTYKLFNKLSIENNLIELPTARIQGKNVREKSQLRRIRRRELDIADHVIGYEGLYRKSKRKTVDDFDMGEWNDLLQALQRRDDTFYVVGVGKGEHLLLPAVSHNVTRPPKMALILPARGGNDSVTTDHVTLMQIECSVVNTTLVKLKSETLPRSVRKKDAGLTKSSFKEQENNKTGNNSEGQAVDSSIRNGLQNSSNIPKLPAKLKHQHVDVRDDLFAQYLFSKYEESKTDSSVNKNKFVGNNT
- the Atf6 gene encoding cyclic AMP-dependent transcription factor ATF-6 alpha isoform X2 is translated as MSIENGIIKGVKLENEGCDIPVESTYKSSNIHNGKSYLQNAYFKVVNENTLPVTKENGQIVLNDQIKLVVDQKKLPSILKRPQVLGNSKPSIVIPSESTKGGKIAISPLPQTNIKSTGYQVKLSPPRSNVVINPKPVLAKPSNPLGGVQNGSPCSDVEAIPVPNANLSNISDAEIIRAVKKQQRMIKNRESACQSRQKKKEYVTALEQQLLEAQQEIARLRLENKLLRDQLETNGRGRKIPRLDASLLIPKKNIAVIFAMVFMVSLNFNVLGWNSKPFVGPTSPHRSTRHLLWSEDNIADVAEVNDQILNRTYGADCQNATVNNINQTESIRIAGELNKWIGGGKTLNWTYDVPRRKSKVYTNEERISGGLLDTYKLFNKLSIENNLIELPTARIQGKNVREKSQLRRIRRRELDIADHVIGYEGLYRKSKRKTVDDFDMGEWNDLLQALQRRDDTFYVVGVGKGEHLLLPAVSHNVTRPPKMALILPARGGNDSVTTDHVTLMQIECSVVNTTLVKLKSETLPRSVRKKDAGLTKSSFKEQENNKTGNNSEGQAVDSSIRNGLQNSSNIPKLPAKLKHQHVDVRDDLFAQYLFSKYEESKTDSSVNKNKFVGNNT